A region from the Altererythrobacter sp. H2 genome encodes:
- a CDS encoding (2Fe-2S)-binding protein, with protein MPRITVNERPLEFDMDGATPLLWALRDAANLTGTKYGCGNGDCGACMVLVDGEALRSCLITLDEAEGRYITTIEGLSRDRSHPVQQALVAEGAIQCGFCTPGIAIAAAALLRKTVAPTDDEVRAAIPNLCRCGVYPRLVRAVQRAGRVMARRETISAAPAPGIDPADAAREVPAMAAPAGE; from the coding sequence ATGCCGCGGATAACCGTGAACGAGCGACCGCTCGAATTCGACATGGATGGAGCGACGCCGCTGCTCTGGGCGCTGCGCGACGCCGCCAACCTCACTGGCACAAAGTATGGCTGTGGCAACGGTGATTGCGGCGCCTGCATGGTGCTGGTCGATGGCGAGGCACTGCGCAGCTGCCTGATCACACTGGATGAGGCCGAGGGCCGCTACATCACCACGATCGAGGGGCTCAGCCGCGATCGCTCGCACCCGGTCCAGCAGGCACTTGTTGCCGAAGGTGCGATCCAGTGCGGGTTCTGCACGCCGGGTATCGCCATCGCTGCGGCAGCGCTGCTGCGCAAAACGGTTGCCCCGACCGATGACGAAGTCCGCGCCGCGATCCCCAACCTGTGCCGCTGCGGGGTCTATCCCCGGCTGGTCCGCGCCGTGCAGCGCGCCGGGAGGGTGATGGCCCGCCGCGAGACGATCAGCGCTGCACCTGCGCCGGGCATCGATCCGGCGGACGCCGCCCGGGAGGTTCCCGCCATGGCTGCGCCCGCCGGGGAATAG
- a CDS encoding MATE family efflux transporter yields the protein MSETAKLTRGSIRGHLVSQTLPNILGVAALMSVALLNAYYIGRLGSAQLAAVAFIFPVVIAVSSLGVGVMVGINSVIARSLGAGDVEQAARRANFGAVFALATGAVLGLALYLLIDPLFRLMQADSALRPLIREFMAPYALGLPLLLLQMALNGVLRGQGEARMNSLISLAYAAINWVLNPFLITGALGIGGLGLAGAAYAMLAGYGFACLLALWFIARTHLPINPALIRQCRMGESARAIMRVAGPAALSNAINPVGLAVLTGLLASEGQAAVAGFGAAGRLQSFAVVPLLALSGSIGAIVGQNWGAGEHDRARLALFEAGLFCLAYGLGTGALLWLFGDWFGGVFSSDPALIEAFSTYLAISVWGYAGFGLLIVANGALNAVDRSAYALAQSFARVFFLMLPFAWLLRGTWGADAIYGAELVANLGGGIVAAFVAWRVLAAPPRPALSGASGR from the coding sequence ATGAGCGAGACCGCGAAACTGACCCGAGGCTCCATTCGCGGGCATCTCGTATCGCAGACCCTCCCCAATATCCTCGGCGTTGCGGCGCTGATGTCTGTCGCGCTGCTCAACGCCTACTACATCGGGCGGCTGGGTAGTGCACAGCTGGCGGCAGTCGCCTTCATCTTTCCGGTGGTGATTGCCGTGTCGAGCCTCGGCGTGGGCGTGATGGTCGGGATCAATTCGGTCATCGCCCGTTCGCTCGGCGCGGGCGATGTCGAGCAGGCGGCGCGGCGAGCCAATTTCGGCGCAGTCTTCGCGCTGGCGACCGGGGCAGTGCTGGGGCTGGCGCTCTACCTGCTGATCGACCCGCTGTTCCGCCTGATGCAGGCTGATAGCGCTCTGCGCCCTCTGATCCGCGAATTCATGGCACCTTATGCGCTGGGGCTGCCGCTGCTCCTGTTGCAGATGGCGCTGAACGGCGTGCTGCGCGGACAGGGCGAGGCGCGGATGAATTCGCTCATCTCGCTGGCCTACGCGGCGATCAACTGGGTGCTCAATCCGTTCCTGATTACCGGGGCGCTGGGCATCGGCGGTCTGGGCCTTGCAGGGGCAGCCTATGCCATGCTGGCCGGATACGGCTTTGCCTGCCTGCTGGCATTGTGGTTCATCGCGCGGACCCACCTCCCGATAAACCCCGCTCTGATTCGCCAGTGCCGGATGGGCGAATCCGCCCGCGCGATCATGCGGGTGGCGGGCCCCGCCGCGCTCTCAAACGCAATCAACCCGGTCGGCCTAGCCGTGCTCACTGGCCTGCTGGCCTCCGAGGGGCAGGCCGCCGTAGCCGGATTTGGCGCAGCGGGCCGGTTGCAGAGCTTTGCCGTGGTCCCCCTGCTCGCCCTGTCGGGTTCGATCGGGGCGATAGTCGGGCAGAACTGGGGCGCAGGCGAGCATGACCGCGCGCGGCTGGCCCTGTTCGAGGCAGGGCTGTTCTGCCTCGCCTATGGCCTTGGCACCGGCGCACTGCTCTGGCTGTTCGGCGACTGGTTCGGCGGCGTGTTCAGTTCCGATCCGGCTCTGATCGAGGCCTTTTCGACCTACCTGGCGATCTCGGTCTGGGGATATGCCGGCTTTGGCCTGCTGATCGTCGCCAACGGCGCGCTGAATGCGGTCGATCGCTCGGCCTATGCGCTGGCGCAAAGTTTCGCCCGGGTGTTCTTCCTGATGCTGCCGTTCGCCTGGCTGCTGCGCGGAACCTGGGGCGCGGACGCGATCTACGGCGCCGAGCTGGTCGCCAATCTCGGCGGCGGCATCGTGGCGGCCTTCGTCGCCTGGCGGGTGCTCGCCGCTCCGCCCCGGCCCGCTCTCTCGGGCGCCTCCGGCCGGTGA
- a CDS encoding chemotaxis protein CheA, with protein MDDLLAEFVAETREMLAAIEGELVAWESDPGDRARLDAIFRFVHTVKGNCGFFDFPRLEQLSHAAESALSEVRAGRRQPGTHLVNAVLAVIDRIGELVSAIEAGADLPATSDERLIAALEPDTAADLVEPDGNAGADQERRGSGPAAGRRSIRLPVDLLDRLMSGISDMVLARNDLARRLREAGNQPTIDGPFERLSAILDDVREGVTRMRMQRIEHLYNSLPRLVRDLGAELGKQVMLDLQGGDVELDREMVEMVRDPLTHIIRNAIDHGIERPSDRLASGKREIGLLTVSARQAGNRILLAVSDDGRGLDLTRITAKAAAQGMGTRDEIEALSHERKLALIFEPGLSTAETVSGVSGRGVGMDVVRANLEKVGGAIRVESEPGEGTLFILELPLTLSIIAGLTVESGGQRYAIPRSYIEEIARGNAAGIAVEELGDARFVTFRDKSVPAIALAHVLGQVETVPVRQAVFVFVRLAAGDLYALIVDRVLDNEDLVVKPLAPAVMAAGVYAGSTLLDDGHPILMLDMPNIAARHRLTNPLRARRAQDTDQGIGAAQIEAEQVILFTDFSGRRRGVRMATVRRIVTLERNAVTIEGAHCRVTIDGRTLPMAGLEGRELPLAGFPALWLSDGATDLILAAAAIDNTADLTGDIIPLPGDDILEGTAVIEGEATVIVDSHALFARHVGLVPAARPRTCRLPQDDGWAGTFLRPLLESAGYAVIGADAPDPCDIVIAAETEEPAQPTGVPVIRLRATPEPVAQDPGSIYRYDRAALLAALGNAARTA; from the coding sequence ATGGACGATCTGCTGGCGGAGTTCGTGGCCGAAACCCGCGAAATGCTGGCCGCAATAGAAGGCGAACTGGTCGCGTGGGAATCCGACCCGGGCGACCGGGCGCGGCTCGACGCCATTTTCCGCTTCGTCCATACCGTCAAAGGCAACTGCGGCTTCTTCGACTTTCCCCGGCTCGAACAACTCAGCCATGCGGCTGAAAGCGCCCTTTCCGAAGTGCGCGCCGGGCGGCGTCAACCGGGCACCCATCTCGTCAACGCGGTGCTCGCTGTGATTGACCGGATCGGCGAACTGGTCTCCGCCATTGAGGCTGGGGCAGATTTGCCCGCCACGAGCGATGAGCGCCTGATCGCAGCTCTCGAACCGGACACTGCGGCGGATCTGGTGGAACCGGACGGCAATGCCGGCGCGGATCAGGAACGGCGCGGCTCGGGCCCGGCCGCAGGCCGACGCTCGATCCGCCTGCCAGTCGACCTGCTCGACCGCCTGATGAGTGGCATTTCCGACATGGTCCTGGCCCGCAACGACCTCGCCCGCCGCCTGCGCGAGGCCGGCAACCAGCCGACAATCGACGGGCCGTTCGAGCGCCTGTCTGCCATCCTCGATGATGTCCGCGAAGGTGTGACGCGGATGCGGATGCAGCGGATCGAGCACCTCTACAATTCGCTGCCCCGCCTGGTGCGCGATCTGGGTGCCGAACTCGGCAAGCAAGTCATGCTCGACCTGCAGGGCGGCGATGTCGAACTCGACCGTGAAATGGTCGAGATGGTGCGCGATCCGCTGACCCATATCATCCGCAACGCCATCGACCACGGTATCGAGCGCCCGTCCGACCGGCTTGCCAGCGGCAAGCGCGAAATCGGGCTGCTGACCGTCTCGGCGCGCCAGGCGGGTAACCGCATCCTGCTGGCCGTGAGCGACGACGGGCGGGGCCTCGACCTCACCCGGATCACGGCCAAGGCCGCAGCCCAGGGGATGGGCACCCGGGACGAGATCGAGGCACTGTCCCACGAGCGCAAGCTGGCCCTGATCTTCGAACCGGGCCTGTCCACGGCGGAGACGGTCAGCGGCGTTTCGGGCCGGGGCGTGGGGATGGACGTGGTGCGCGCAAACCTGGAAAAGGTCGGCGGGGCCATCCGGGTGGAAAGCGAGCCGGGCGAAGGCACACTCTTCATCCTCGAACTGCCGCTGACCCTGAGCATCATCGCCGGACTGACCGTGGAGAGCGGGGGGCAGCGCTATGCCATCCCCCGCTCCTACATCGAGGAGATCGCCCGCGGGAACGCCGCGGGCATTGCGGTGGAAGAACTGGGCGACGCCCGCTTTGTGACTTTCCGGGATAAGAGTGTGCCCGCCATCGCGCTGGCGCACGTGCTGGGGCAGGTCGAGACTGTTCCGGTCCGGCAGGCGGTGTTCGTGTTCGTCCGCCTGGCCGCAGGCGATCTCTACGCGCTGATCGTTGACCGGGTGCTGGACAACGAAGACCTCGTGGTCAAGCCGCTCGCCCCGGCAGTGATGGCCGCAGGGGTCTATGCCGGCTCGACCCTGCTTGACGACGGTCACCCGATCCTGATGCTCGACATGCCGAACATCGCGGCCCGCCACCGCCTGACCAACCCCCTCCGTGCCCGGCGCGCGCAGGACACTGATCAGGGTATCGGCGCTGCGCAGATCGAAGCCGAACAGGTAATCCTGTTCACCGATTTCTCGGGCAGGCGGCGCGGTGTCCGGATGGCGACGGTGCGGCGCATTGTTACGCTTGAGCGGAATGCAGTCACCATCGAAGGGGCGCATTGCCGGGTCACCATTGATGGCAGAACGCTGCCGATGGCGGGGCTGGAAGGCCGCGAATTGCCGCTGGCTGGTTTCCCGGCCTTGTGGCTATCCGACGGGGCGACCGACCTTATCCTTGCCGCTGCGGCGATCGACAACACGGCCGACCTGACGGGTGACATCATTCCCCTGCCTGGCGACGACATTCTCGAAGGCACGGCCGTGATCGAGGGCGAGGCAACAGTGATCGTCGACAGCCATGCCCTGTTCGCCCGCCATGTCGGGCTGGTACCTGCGGCCCGGCCCCGGACCTGCCGTCTGCCACAGGACGATGGCTGGGCCGGGACTTTCCTGCGGCCACTGCTTGAAAGCGCCGGTTACGCGGTGATCGGCGCGGATGCACCCGATCCCTGCGACATCGTGATTGCGGCCGAGACCGAGGAGCCAGCACAGCCTACAGGCGTGCCCGTCATCCGGCTCCGCGCCACCCCGGAACCAGTGGCTCAGGACCCGGGCTCTATCTACCGCTACGACCGCGCGGCGCTCCTCGCCGCGCTGGGCAATGCCGCGAGGACAGCGTGA